ACCAATTCAAGCTGCATTAGGTAGTAAAATAATAGCAAGAGAAACTATAAAAGCACTTAGAAAAAATGTTTTAGCCAAATGTTATGGTGGAGATATAACAAGAAAGAAAAAATTATTAGAAAAGCAAAAAGAAGGTAAAAAGAGAATGAAAGCAATCGGTAATGTTGAAATACCACAAGAAGCTTTCTTAGCAGTACTAAAACTTAATGATAATTAGAAAGGAATTAAAATGGCTTTAAAAAAATTAATATTTTTTGACGTAGAAACAAATGGACTTAAAGGAACTTCAGTTCTTTCTATTTCAGCAATGAAAGCATCATATAATACTGAAACAGATGAAATGCTAAAATTAGGTGAATATGATAGATTTTATTTTAGAAATGATGGAGAGCAAATTAATGAAAAGGCTATAATTGTTAATGGATTAACTGATGAAGAGATAGAAATAAGAAGATCTAAGTCTGATATTAAATATGCTAGAACTTTTGAAGAAGATATACAATCTTTTTATGATTTTTGTGATGGAGCAGATCATTTTATAGCACATAATATAAGATTTGATAGAGATTTTATACCTTTTAAATTAGAGTGTCAATTTGATACTATGTTAGAAAATATGAATATTTTAAAAATACC
The window above is part of the Oceanivirga salmonicida genome. Proteins encoded here:
- a CDS encoding 3'-5' exonuclease, with translation MALKKLIFFDVETNGLKGTSVLSISAMKASYNTETDEMLKLGEYDRFYFRNDGEQINEKAIIVNGLTDEEIEIRRSKSDIKYARTFEEDIQSFYDFCDGADHFIAHNIRFDRDFIPFKLECQFDTMLENMNILKIPGKYNSYKWPTLNECAEFYNVEVDENELHQSIYDVLTMARIFFKMRKNTLAKSRIKEYVIENKGTRF